A single Phoenix dactylifera cultivar Barhee BC4 chromosome 1, palm_55x_up_171113_PBpolish2nd_filt_p, whole genome shotgun sequence DNA region contains:
- the LOC103718869 gene encoding GDSL esterase/lipase At4g26790 isoform X1: MANAMSPHLLLLLLLLLLSISSLVPASRIPAVIVFGDSTVDSGNNNQILTVLKSNFQPYGRDFIGGRPTGRFCNGRLPTDLISEALGLPPSVPAYLDPAYSIRDFAHGVCFASAGTGLDNATSDVLNVIPLWKEVEYFKDYKKKLRRYVGRAKAKYILKEAVYIISIGTNDFLENYYLLVTGRFLQFSIGEFEDFLIDRAADFLTRIYRVGARKISFASLSAIGCLPLERTTNIQQGGACVEKYSKVARDFNAKLQAMIGRLDASLPGLKLRYLDAYDPLLNIIQNPSSYGIENVEDGCCATGKFEMGYLCNEWEPHTCEDAEKYVFWDAFHPTEKVNRIMANLTLRTSLSEFL; encoded by the exons ATGGCCAACGCAATGTCTccgcacctcctcctcctcctcctcctcctcctcctctccatctctTCCCTCGTCCCTGCCTCTCGTATTCCGGCCGTCATTGTCTTCGGGGACTCCACCGTCGACTCAGGGAACAACAACCAAATCCTCACCGTCCTCAAGAGCAACTTCCAGCCCTACGGCCGGGACTTCATCGGCGGCCGGCCCACCGGTCGCTTCTGCAACGGCCGCCTCCCCACTGACTTAATCTCCGAGGCGCTTGGCCTTCCACCTTCCGTCCCCGCCTACCTCGACCCGGCCTACTCCATCCGCGACTTCGCCCACGGCGTCTGCTTCGCCTCCGCCGGCACCGGCCTCGACAACGCAACCTCCGACGTGCTG AATGTGATACCCCTATGGAAAGAGGTGGAGTACTTCAAAGACTACAAGAAGAAGCTGAGAAGGTACGTGGGAAGGGCGAAGGCTAAGTATATCCTGAAGGAGGCAGTGTACATTATTAGCATAGGGACCAATGACTTCCTCGAGAACTACTACTTGCTTGTGACTGGGCGGTTCCTGCAATTCTCCATTGGAGAGTTCGAGGACTTCCTCATCGATCGCGCTGCCGATTTCCTCACCAGAATCTACCGGGTGGGCGCTCGTAAGATATCCTTCGCTAGTCTGAGTGCTATCGGGTGCTTGCCATTGGAGCGGACCACAAATATCCAGCAAGGTGGTGCTTGTGTCGAGAAATACAGCAAGGTGGCCAGGGATTTCAATGCAAAGCTGCAGGCCATGATCGGGAGGCTGGATGCTTCGCTGCCGGGGCTTAAGCTGAGAtacttggatgcatatgatccCTTGCTTAATATCATCCAGAACCCATCCTCGTATG GAATCGAGAATGTGGAAGATGGATGCTGTGCAACCGGGAAGTTCGAAATGGGATATCTATGCAATGAGTGGGAACCGCATACTTGCGAAGATGCAGAGAAGTACGTGTTTTGGGATGCCTTCCACCCCACCGAGAAGGTGAACCGTATTATGGCTAATCTCACACTACGAACTAGTTTGTCCGAGTTTCTGTAA
- the LOC103718869 gene encoding GDSL esterase/lipase At4g26790 isoform X2, giving the protein MANAMSPHLLLLLLLLLLSISSLVPASRIPAVIVFGDSTVDSGNNNQILTVLKSNFQPYGRDFIGGRPTGRFCNGRLPTDLISEALGLPPSVPAYLDPAYSIRDFAHGVCFASAGTGLDNATSDVLNVIPLWKEVEYFKDYKKKLRRYVGRAKAKYILKEAVYIISIGTNDFLENYYLLVTGRFLQFSIGEFEDFLIDRAADFLTRIYRVGARKISFASLSAIGCLPLERTTNIQQGGACVEKYSKVARDFNAKLQAMIGRLDASLPGLKLRYLDAYDPLLNIIQNPSSYGA; this is encoded by the exons ATGGCCAACGCAATGTCTccgcacctcctcctcctcctcctcctcctcctcctctccatctctTCCCTCGTCCCTGCCTCTCGTATTCCGGCCGTCATTGTCTTCGGGGACTCCACCGTCGACTCAGGGAACAACAACCAAATCCTCACCGTCCTCAAGAGCAACTTCCAGCCCTACGGCCGGGACTTCATCGGCGGCCGGCCCACCGGTCGCTTCTGCAACGGCCGCCTCCCCACTGACTTAATCTCCGAGGCGCTTGGCCTTCCACCTTCCGTCCCCGCCTACCTCGACCCGGCCTACTCCATCCGCGACTTCGCCCACGGCGTCTGCTTCGCCTCCGCCGGCACCGGCCTCGACAACGCAACCTCCGACGTGCTG AATGTGATACCCCTATGGAAAGAGGTGGAGTACTTCAAAGACTACAAGAAGAAGCTGAGAAGGTACGTGGGAAGGGCGAAGGCTAAGTATATCCTGAAGGAGGCAGTGTACATTATTAGCATAGGGACCAATGACTTCCTCGAGAACTACTACTTGCTTGTGACTGGGCGGTTCCTGCAATTCTCCATTGGAGAGTTCGAGGACTTCCTCATCGATCGCGCTGCCGATTTCCTCACCAGAATCTACCGGGTGGGCGCTCGTAAGATATCCTTCGCTAGTCTGAGTGCTATCGGGTGCTTGCCATTGGAGCGGACCACAAATATCCAGCAAGGTGGTGCTTGTGTCGAGAAATACAGCAAGGTGGCCAGGGATTTCAATGCAAAGCTGCAGGCCATGATCGGGAGGCTGGATGCTTCGCTGCCGGGGCTTAAGCTGAGAtacttggatgcatatgatccCTTGCTTAATATCATCCAGAACCCATCCTCGTATG GCGCATAG
- the LOC120111004 gene encoding uncharacterized protein LOC120111004 produces MKKLGRRVHPTPAAAAAAAPWEQLAALPAAMMALATALTAEEQEVLAYLLSGGVGGGGGSGGGGGGRGKWKEERRGRQQHPPELGCRCFGCYKSFWARWDASPNRHLIHRIIDSVEETLESRERTRGKGRRRRSGRGGGRKGGETTEETAVKAEEEELFGVEGKGFTVVDGGHAADDDDDDDDDDGEEEDEKGDEVNGAGGGGETKSSVRRFVSFIGERVWGVWN; encoded by the coding sequence ATGAAGAAACTAGGGAGGAGGGTCCACCCGACCCCTGCGgccgcagcggcggcggcgccgTGGGAGCAGCTGGCGGCTCTCCCGGCGGCCATGATGGCTCTGGCGACGGCGCTGACGGCGGAGGAGCAAGAGGTGCTGGCCTATCTCCTATCCGGCGGCGTCGGAGGAGGTGGTggtagtggtggtggtggtggtgggaggGGGAAGTGGAAGGAGGAGCGGCGGGGGCGGCAGCAGCACCCGCCGGAGCTGGGTTGCCGGTGCTTCGGGTGCTACAAGAGCTTCTGGGCGCGGTGGGACGCGTCGCCCAACCGCCACCTCATCCACCGCATCATAGACTCCGTCGAGGAGACACTCGAGTCCAGGGAGCGCACCCGGGGGAAGGGCCGCCGCCGGCGGAGCGGCCGGGGCGGCGGACGGAAGGGTGGGGAAACGACGGAGGAGACGGCGGTGAAGGCGGAGGAGGAAGAGCTTTTCGGGGTGGAGGGGAAGGGTTTCACGGTAGTTGACGGAGGACACGCTgcggatgatgatgatgatgatgatgatgatgatggggaGGAGGAAGACGAGAAGGGAGATGAGGTTAATGGAGCTGGTGGTGGTGGGGAGACTAAGAGCTCGGTGAGGAGGTTTGTGAGTTTTATTGGAGAGAGGGTTTGGGGAGTGTGGAATTAA